AGGCATAATTTTTGTTGCAGTAAAAACCTTTGAGAAAGAGATCAAAGGATAGTATATTCTCACATGACATAAACAAACCACTTGATCCTAATAGCTAAATCTCATTTGGACCAAATACTTACTGTAATGCTTTTGTCTTTTAGAAGATTTATGGATCTCCTAGCCTGCACACTGGAGGTGCTGTGTGGTCTCTGCACATGTAGAGCTGATATGATGGTCAGGCTATCTTTCTCTAGTGATTGATTCATTCGGTCAAAGAAGCTTTGGCGCCTGAAAGGAACCAAAGCACTGGTTCCCAGAGAAGGGCTCCTTTGGGAATGTGGGATTGGAGCTTCTGCCACTCTGGACTCAAAAAGACCTTTTGAATAAATTAAGGTGAGGACATTAACAGGTTACAGGCAgcttataaaaagaaagcaaattaaaaaaaaaaaagtcttttcatatAAAACATATTCAAGCAGGACCTTTGTAACTTAGTACCAACATTTTCCTCTGAGGAAGTGGGACATTTTTTAGTCTCCACAAAACAGGTCCCAGCTTTCAAAAAACGAGCTTGCCATTGCAGTCAAGCAAGAGTTTTGCCTGGTAACACAAGATCACTGACTGCACTTACAGCTACTCAGGCTAAGGGGTTGTTTACATGGTATTTCACAGACAGACACGAGTTGCTTCTGCCAATGTTCTGAGACAagtaaaaatgataaatttctTGATAGTGCAAAGCCTGAGCTATAGATCCTGCTGAGAGACAGGAGAAATTAGCTTGGGCACGACACTGCTAACAAGCTTTTGGGTAACTGAGGACACAGGCAGAGTTTGCTTACACCTTTCTGCTAAAGACAGTGAGGACCTGAGTGGCAGTTGTTGCATGGAACGGTGCTGGAGCACCAGCCGGGAGGAAATGTGCACTGCTGTTAGACTTTTTATTCTCCCTCTACCAGCAGTGACACTTGGAGAAAGCTTTCAGAGTCCTCACTTAAATGCCTGCAACTGTCACAAAACTAGCTTAAATGAGAACAGCaacaatttcattaaaatcatcATCCAGCCCCTTTTGGATGAAAAGGGAATGAAAGTTTACTCAATGACATTATAAAGCAATCATTTTCagcacagagaagagaaggagtgTTCTGCAGAACAGTCctggtgaaatatttttgctaaagGCAGTCATAGTTAATGTTACAgattaacttttaaagaaaggaaattttataataaataatatttatagtCACCATTATGATAAAGGTTAAGAAAACTCAAAAGCTGCTACTGCAGTAGCAGCAGTCAAAAAAGCCAACCCCCCCGCCAGCTTCcatctgaaaatactttcacCTTGAGAAGATGAACAACTACCATTAATACCtacatataataataatatattttagtgGCTATATTCAGCATGGCATTatggcattttcttttgaaacatcaAGAACTATGGCAACAGATCTTAGACATGATATTGTGTGGCAAGTCTTATGTTTGGCTAAACCAACTACAATTTCATTACCATGTTTATGTTTAACATCAGCCTCGGTTTCAGCATCCTGCTGTCTGCTGTCCACTTCTTCCTTGTAGACTGTCTCCATTAAGCAGCTGTCTGTGTTGACAGCAGTATCAACCATGGCATGAGCCATCTCCCTCTGAGGACTCTAGAAATAACAAGAAATGCAATCATAATCCAGACCTGATAAGGAAAAGTACAGGTTCGTTTCATGAACTTACGACATAAGATCTGAAGTTGCAGTTGAAGTttgagaaagaattaaaaaaaactctGGGGGAGTTCTTtactaaagaaacaaagaactCTAAGTAGAGAAATTTCTCATCACTTTGTGGGTTTCTCTACATCTTCAAATGACTTAAAAACTGGCAGTGCTTCTGCCTAGAAGGGTCCAAACTGGTACAAAAGAGATCAGGCCAGAGAAGCTCTGGCTGAAAGGCAGTCACGTTTCTGGCACATGCCAGAAATCAGGATTCTAATCCTTGCAGAGCAATGGAGAAAAGCTTGGCAGTAGCTGGTGCACATTAACCTCCTTCTTACTGATCCTCATCCAGTGCCCTGTTCACAAGCACCAAATCAACTACTGAGGGTCACAAAAGTCTCTTTCGGTCTCTGATTGGGAGAGGTGATGCCTCTACCATGGGTGGAGAAATATCTTAGTAGCATTACGCCAAGGACTGCCTTGGTATGAAACAATCCTTACTGTAACCCTTATCTATCTGGTGTAAAGCCTTCTGCCTGACACTTTTTCCTGCCTTTACCTCTGTCACACAGAGGGAGGATGTAGAGGAACTGGGCTATGCAACACTTCTTATGTTTTGCATTGGTGGAAGAGGTTCTAGGAGTATGTTCCAGACAGTGACAAAGACAGCTTCTAGTTCTTTCCCAGGTCAAAGGATCAGAAAGACAGTGCAGAGCAAAGTCTCCCCATTCTTTTGCAGGCCTAAAACCTCTAGTAACTTTTTGGTACCAAGAGCAGAAAACTTGAGGTAACAAAGCAGACATTATACAAATAGCAGATCACATGTTAACAGAAGAGCCAGAGTGAAGCACTTTTTACCTTCTTAGGTTCTATAACACCATTGTCCTCTTCCAAACAAGACTGAAcatcttttgaaatgttttctgtcttcaatctcttatcttcctttttctcttcctctctggaAACACTTTCTGAAGACGAAATCCTCACTTCAGACAGTTGCTCTTCTATTTTCTTGCTGACCTCTTCTTTAGTCAAGCTTGCTCCTGGGATGAAGGCATCTTCCTGCTGCACTTTGCACCCTGTAGGCCGTGTGGGTTCCCAGGCTTCAAGGCAGCAATGGGGAAGCGAGGTACACCTGCAGCTGCACTTAGCACACGGCTGAGTCGAATACAGACCCCTTGGCCAGTAGTCCAGCTCTGTGTGACCCTGTCTGTAATGGCCTGAGGCTCTATAACCTGGTGTCACGACGTATGGGTAATCCAAGCTTGAATCTACCACCATCTGCCTGGCTGCTAAAGGCATTTGCAGTTCTAGGATGATGCGTTCGCTTAAGGGCAGAGGGATCCGCAGAGCTTGGTAAGAAGACACCTCCTTAGTCTGTCCATTCCAGAAATTCACAAGCACTCCCCTTCTGTTGTATCCTgtgcatatgaaaaaaaaaaaaaaaaaaaggcaaagaacatATTAGAAGCATGTCAACCTGCGTGATTTATCTCTCAGAAAGCAGGAGATAAACGTAACAGCTTGTGTTTCAGACAATTTTGTAACAGCTTCcatgattttttctttataggtTTAAAATTTGACCTTCTTTTGAACTTCCTCTGAAGAGACAGCAGATAGCAAAATTCTCACTTGTCACAGCGAGCCAGGATTTTACCCTGCAAAAGCTGGAAACTAGACTAACAGATAATCAAGTGAATACTCATGAGGGCCAGGAACTTTGTTCTCCTTGTCTTAGGaggctcccccccaccccaggcccCAACATTTTAGGAAGTTTTCACTcacagaacaaagcaaaggCTAATTCTAGGAGCTGTATTAATTCTGGCACTTAAAAAAGATCAGGTTGCTTAGTgcccacaacaacaacaacaaaaaaaaaagacaacgAAGAGAAACCAAGCAGCAGGTCCTGAATTCTCTCCCTGGTTgagactgttttcttttctgtactgtGACCAGCAGCTTTGGCGAGTCTAGCACTATTAAGAAAGTCAATACCCCATACCTAAACGTGCCTCCTTGTTCTCCATAACCTTTAGCACAGTGCCTGGGCCAAAACGTTCAGCTCTAGTCTCCCATGGCGCCAAGACCCTGTCTCCTGGAGCAAGAGGCTGTTGCCTGGCATCTTCGTAGTGGAGAATGTCATAGAGAGGCGTTTCCTGCATGCGAAGCTGTACCTTGCCTTTCAGAGTGCGACTTTTGTCAAACTCAATTAAAAAGCGTTCCCTGGAGCTCTACAAGAGGAAAACATGCGGTTTGCAAGACAGACATCTGGGTCCAATTAACAGCCAAACATAAGTGCTAAGAGGGAAGTGGCAGAAATCCCAGGAAGCGGAACGTGATCTGGGAATGTAGCTTTCCTCTTCTACCAGGTTGTTTACTGTACTGTGTCCACATTGGACTTTaagagtaattaaaataattaaatcaattaaataattaaaaagctgGGGCTGAcagcctttctcttcctttcattttggaCTTAGATTTTAGTAAGAACGCAATTAGCACGCTAAGGCAGAACTTCACCAGGAAAACCTCCCATTAGAAAAAGAGCAGCCAAAAGAAGCTGCCATCTATGATGCAGTTTGTTATATAgtaatcaaaaggaaaacaaaccagtaaAACATCATAACTGCCATAAATTTAAATGCTTCAATTTAAGCCTCCAGCAATGGGCGTGGGGCAGATTTATTACTGAAATCTCAGCCTTCTCTGCAGATCCGAGTGCACTTACACAAATAATGCTGTCAGCCCCAACTCCAGCTAACGGCACTCATGCCACTAGCTGTCCCCACCTGTTCCACCCCACACTGGAGCTTACAGCCCTCCTCAGCTACACAAGCATCGCTGTTTATTTAACTACCCTGCAAACTGGGAAATGCactggatttttaaagaaagcctGCAGAGGGGGATTTTCTGTCTGGCATCCAAAATCATCTCAAAAATCCCAGAAACATGGAAGGAAGAGAACAAGGAGAGCTCTCAGGTCGGTAAGGAGGAGGGTGGTCCCTGGAGGCAGACATTTTGGATTACTGTTACTAATGCTGTTTAGATAATTGACTCTACTGCTAGCCTGGGCAGAAGTAGACAATAAGGGACCTGTTTTAACTTCTTATAACTAGTAAAATGGATTGACTTCCAGGCTGCTTCTGCTTGCAGGACTCCTCACAGTAAACAGGCAGTCATCATCGGGAAATAGATGAAAATAGGATGTGGGACAAGAATAGAAGTGTATCACAGGAGAGCCACCCTACAGCAAGGCCGTGGGACTGGCGAGGCACGGGAAGaacaggagaaagggagaagccTTTTACAAGCACAGTTCCTAAAATAAATAGCTACCTTCACCTCTTGGGCAATGTGGCCCAGGTAGTAATAGCCATCAGCTTCTCTCCTTGCCAACACACGAGCCCCCCTCATGAACTTGGAAGCCTCTGGGGATGAATCAATGAAATTCCTTTTTGCTGAGGATATCAAGGGCATACAAAGGGAATCTGGGTTCCAAGCACAAACAGGAAAgctgtagaaaacaaaaatacaagaaGTAATTAAGACCTTGGTAACAGAACTTCTGCAACTtgctgcaatgaaaacaaactaaatCCATACGGGACCGCCACCCCACCCCTGGAATAATTGTCTTTATTTCCTAATTGTCTTAGTTCCTAAGAAgggaacttttttcttctctgcatttccAGTGACCCATCTGTAGTTTTTGAACTTACTGTGTGACTGGACATCTTGCCAGCAGAGAGCCACAGGGACCTTTATTAGCTGTGTGACAACACTGGACATGCGAGATGGACATGGAGCTTACctggaggggggaaggaggagatggaagCAGATGATAAGCATGACTTCTGAACACTTAAATccttaaacagaaatattctttataaaattgaaatttaCTTTCCAGTATATTACGTCTCTCTTGTTTTAATTCTTCCATCGTATCTTGTGGTACTACGTTGTTTATCTGTAAGCTCGTTTCAAATGGGTTTGATTTTAAGAAATCAAgcttggaaagaagaaataataaaaaataaaatataagaacTATATGATAAAACTCTTCTTGTTTCACCTGCTTTGTATTCAGCTGTTAGATATGTAGCAGGTGTATCACTGTTTCTTCAATCATGATGAGATACGTGTTCCAAGGACAACGTATTATTTCAAGTATACACAAAGCTATAGTAGATATCCCTTTTGGCCCACCTCAGATCCTATCATCATTCTACTGTGAAGGAGGCACTAGGCATGTGATTCTTGAATCAGAATAGTTTTACTTTCTTAGTAATTCTTACACCTTTTAGTTAACTGATTTTAGTAAAGAGATTTGAACTTGGAAAATGTCTCAATTTCTCAGGACAAGGCACAGCTTGGAAACAGGCAGCAGAATGGAGGCAAGGTGGGGGTTCTGGGGCTGCCTCTCCCATCCCCAGGAGCAATGCAGGCACATCAACCTTGCTGGCTTCCTCCCAGTCCATCTGCCCCCCGGCTCCCAAACAGTAGCTTATGGGCAGCCAGTGGTCCCGCGTGCATTGCCTCCTCCTGTACCCTGCGTCCTACGCAGCCACCCAAACTCTCCGAGCAAGGAAGAGCTGTAAGGTCAATGAAAGGAGCTGAAGTCAAGGAAGAATAAAGAAGGTGGGGATCGAGTCTAGAAGACAAAGCTGCGTTTGCAGGTCAAAGCCAGCAGTGGAGAGTACAGCCATCTGGCCTAAGCAGGatggaaaatgtgaaatgtttgAGAACAATGACACGGGAAACAATATGCCAGGGACTATGAGAAGGGAGAAGGACAAAATGCAAGAGATTTGGGAGGTGAAGTCGATGACAAAACTATGAACCTTATATTAAAGCATTCAACTTttatggaaaaagagaaactcaCCTTGCATTAGCCATGTGTTAAGTAAAAACAATGCTTGAATAGTTTGCCGCTATTCCTTGTAAACTGTTTTCAACGCATTAGGGCTGTTATGAGACTCAGAAGAGCAGGGAACTTAAAATCCCTTAACTACAAGGACATCCACAGGGTAGACATGCAAAACCTATGCTGTTTCACCCGAGGATGTCAGCTGTTTGGGATGttaacagatttagaaaatactgttatttatggaaaatacagtattcAACCACACCTGCCTAAGAGTAAAACAACATTGAAGTCTGTGAATCAAGATACGCTGGCTGTAGGCAAGGCTGTACAGTCACctagcaaagaaaatgtaaaatcaaaGCAAGGCATTTGTTCTTTCCATCGGGATCTTCACCTGCCAGAGACACCTCTTTTTAAGTGCTGGTCTGTAAAGTTCAGTGAAATCACTTTACAGGGCAAGTCTTTCCCAGCAAAAGTAAATGGAGCTAGACCGAGATATACCTGAAATTGACCCCAAGTGTTAGCGATGATGCCTTTTGCTCAGGGGCTATGTGAAGCGCTCTTTCCTCACAAGCAGAGATTTATAGTACAAGTAATATACAATTAGAAGGGTGGATATGCCAGCTTGGGATGTCGGGTACGGCCTGTCCACAGAGATGCCAAACCTGCTTCAAATCTTTGTCCACAGCTTGCTTTGTTCATAAGCTGCCAGGCAAAACAGGGTTCCCCTTCCAGAAGGTCACAAAAACTCCTCCCCAGTTCTACTTTGTGAAATGTCATCTAATAAAGATTCAGGAGGAACTAATAAGTATGCGCTAATCTTATATTAGTAGTATACCTTTTCAGAAGGGAGGAGTCTGATCGCTTGAAAGGACCCCCCTGATTGTCTGGttactttttccattattttttgcttgcttctttCACGATCATCTGAATCTCCCAGAAGGCATACAACGTGTACTGGACGCAACTCGTTCTCCGTGAGAAGTTGGCAGATTTCCTCCGACTCTTGCTCTGGGAGTAGGTCAGTGAACAGATGCACCGACTGGCAGGCTGGGTCCTCAAACGCCACAGCCAAGCCGCTCGCAGCATTCGCGCCCTTCTCAAACCTCAGGGATCGAACCCAGGCTGCGGCTTCAGTGACGCTACTGAGCGAACATCCGACTAGGCAGTTGCACCATTTTAacacctatttaaaaaaaaaaaagaaaaagaaaaagaaagaaaggagtaAGAAAAGCCCACTCACACGTGCCGGTCTTTGCTAACACGGGGCAGGCCTAGGATTCTCTACTGGGTGTTTCTGCGCTTGGCCGCCCTACAGCTCGCCCCTGCGTTCCCGCCGCAGCCGCCGGCCAACAGAGAGGGCCTTGCCTCGGCCCCGGTGGCTGGCGCCCTCCCGCCGCGAGTGCTCCCCGCCCGCCTCGCCTTGCTGGAGAAGGCCACGACGTTGAAGAAGGCGCCGGTGGGGCCGCCGGTCAGCAGGAAGAGGCTCCGCACCAGGCGCTCCTTCAGGAAccccgcggcggggcccgcGCCCGCCCGCATCCCGACCACGAAGGTGAGGCCCAGCTCCCGGGgcccccccgctccccgtccGCCCGGCCGGGCCCGCCATGGGGGGAGGCGCAGCCGGGGCTCTCCGGGACCGCACGGGCGGCTCCGTTGCCGCGCGCGTGCTCCGTTGCTACGCAACCGGACGCTGTGGGCTGAACCACCTGAGCcgcctgggggggggggaaagaagggcGGGTTATTTCTTTAGCCCCTTGCTTAAAGACGAGCAGCCGGCGTTACCGTCTTCCTCCGCTCGGAACTGAGCGGTTTGGCTGGGGAGGTCACCCCGCGCCATCCTCTGCGCCTAACTTTTGGCACTCTCGAGGAACCCCCCCGCGGGTGCTTTGGTGCCGTCCCGCCACTCCCAAGTGCCGGGAGAGGTGAGGAGGGCGGGGGTGCCCACGCAGTCACAGCGGGCCCaccggcggggcggcggcagcagcgcggCGGCGGGTGGGTGGGTGTCTCCGTGCCGCCGTGTCCCGCCGCCACCTGGGGCGGGGCGCTTTCCCTGGCTCCCGCCCACGGTCTTCTCCCCTCCGCACCCGGAGTTGGTAGGCGCCGGGGCGGGCCAATCACCGCGGCTGTTGTTGGGAGGTGGCAGGGGTGACATTGGGGTTagcggggcggcggcggagctGGCACCATGCTGGCGTCGCTGGGGCGGTCGGCGGGGCGGCTGCTGCGGGCCGGGAGCGGCGTGACCGGGCTGCGGCAGTGAGTGGGGCGGGCGAGGGGAacggagcggggcggggcgggccgggtGCCGGCAGGGCCGGGAgtgaggcggcggcggcgcgtTTGTTGCAGCGCGGGCGGTGGGGTGCACATCCAGCCGCGGTACCGGCAGTTCCCGGAGCTGACGCGGAGCCAGGTGATCCGGAGCGAGCTCCTCAGCGGCTTCATGTGGTTCTGGATCTTCTGGCACTTCTGGCACAGCTCGGACATGGTGCTGGTGAGGCCGGCTCGGCGGGGGAGCGGGGACCGAGGGTGCGGGGCCTGGGCCGGCCTGTGACCGTGCCTTTCTCCCAGGGCCACTTCCCCTACCCCGACCCTTCGGCGTGGACGGACGAGGAGCTCGGGATCCCTCCGGACGACGCGGAATAGGCGCCTCCAGCCGCGGGTGCCGGCGCTCCCGGCAGCACAGCGGTACGTCTCCTGCCGCCCCTCCGCGCAGCCCTTGCCCGGCTGCCCCTGGGGACCGCAGCTAGGCCGGGCTTTGCTCTGAACGGCGGTAAACGCAGGCACCGGTCCGCACGCCGTCGGGATTGTGCTTTAACTTGTTTCAAAGCTCCCGGCTGTGATGCAGAGCCAGGGCATCGCACCTGCTGGCTCTGCTTACTGACCGCCTTCCCTTGGTACTGCTCGAAGTACCCTGCTTCCAGCAATCACTCGTGTGCTTCCAAAGATAAACGTGGCAAATCTGTCGTACAGAATGCAGATACGTTTGCACTGTTTATTGCCTTCGCACGCTCTTTTCTAAATGCTCGAGTCCTGGTAACCTGGCTTTGGCTTTTGTTAAGCCTGCAGCGTAACAGCTTTTTTGTCAAGTTGCAGGTTAACTGCTACCGGTTCAAAATTATTATCTTCTTGCTGTTCTGTAGACCCAGTGTTACCTAACCTTGGGGACACGCTCTCTGTTTTGAGACACACCTGTGCAGTTCTCCCCTTAAAGGTTTGAAGCTTTTGCTTGTTTCTAATTCTTTAATTACCCTCTCAGGCCTCTCTTCTGTTATTTGCAGGCCCCTGGAACTGAAGAGGCTCCTCAGTCCTCATTTCAATAAAAGTTAACTGTAAACAAATTAAACTATGTTGTAATTTGGTTTTGAGTGCTGTAGGACTTCTGGAGAGTGACCATTACAgcctggggggggcgggggggaagagcTGTGTGAGTCCATGTGAGCTGCTGCAATACACGTGGTGTACTGCCCCTGAGAAATAAGGTGATATATCCATGCTCAAAgtgatttaaaacttttatgAAGGCAGAGTAGGTAGGAATCCTATCATTAAAGCTCTGCCAAATAACCACTGAAAGGGTGGAGGGAAATAAAACTTGTCCATGTTAGAACTGCAGAGACACTAacttaaaagacattttactGAAATCTTGTCACCA
This sequence is a window from Balearica regulorum gibbericeps isolate bBalReg1 chromosome 1, bBalReg1.pri, whole genome shotgun sequence. Protein-coding genes within it:
- the LOC142602135 gene encoding uncharacterized protein LOC142602135 isoform X2; amino-acid sequence: MRAGAGPAAGFLKERLVRSLFLLTGGPTGAFFNVVAFSSKVLKWCNCLVGCSLSSVTEAAAWVRSLRFEKGANAASGLAVAFEDPACQSVHLFTDLLPEQESEEICQLLTENELRPVHVVCLLGDSDDRERSKQKIMEKVTRQSGGSFQAIRLLPSEKVSSMSISHVQCCHTANKGPCGSLLARCPVTHFPVCAWNPDSLCMPLISSAKRNFIDSSPEASKFMRGARVLARREADGYYYLGHIAQESSRERFLIEFDKSRTLKGKVQLRMQETPLYDILHYEDARQQPLAPGDRVLAPWETRAERFGPGTVLKVMENKEARLGYNRRGVLVNFWNGQTKEVSSYQALRIPLPLSERIILELQMPLAARQMVVDSSLDYPYVVTPGYRASGHYRQGHTELDYWPRGLYSTQPCAKCSCRCTSLPHCCLEAWEPTRPTGCKVQQEDAFIPGASLTKEEVSKKIEEQLSEVRISSSESVSREEEKKEDKRLKTENISKDVQSCLEEDNGVIEPKKSPQREMAHAMVDTAVNTDSCLMETVYKEEVDSRQQDAETEADVKHKHGLFESRVAEAPIPHSQRSPSLGTSALVPFRRQSFFDRMNQSLEKDSLTIISALHVQRPHSTSSVQARRSINLLKDKSITKSIFNGASQERWKEMDFSRAKIEHERWQEKQRQLKREQQQETDGIRRQLRWDNQR
- the LOC142602135 gene encoding uncharacterized protein LOC142602135 isoform X1, giving the protein MRAGAGPAAGFLKERLVRSLFLLTGGPTGAFFNVVAFSSKVLKWCNCLVGCSLSSVTEAAAWVRSLRFEKGANAASGLAVAFEDPACQSVHLFTDLLPEQESEEICQLLTENELRPVHVVCLLGDSDDRERSKQKIMEKVTRQSGGSFQAIRLLPSEKVSSMSISHVQCCHTANKGPCGSLLARCPVTHFPVCAWNPDSLCMPLISSAKRNFIDSSPEASKFMRGARVLARREADGYYYLGHIAQESSRERFLIEFDKSRTLKGKVQLRMQETPLYDILHYEDARQQPLAPGDRVLAPWETRAERFGPGTVLKVMENKEARLGYNRRGVLVNFWNGQTKEVSSYQALRIPLPLSERIILELQMPLAARQMVVDSSLDYPYVVTPGYRASGHYRQGHTELDYWPRGLYSTQPCAKCSCRCTSLPHCCLEAWEPTRPTGCKVQQEDAFIPGASLTKEEVSKKIEEQLSEVRISSSESVSREEEKKEDKRLKTENISKDVQSCLEEDNGVIEPKKSPQREMAHAMVDTAVNTDSCLMETVYKEEVDSRQQDAETEADVKHKHGLFESRVAEAPIPHSQRSPSLGTSALVPFRRQSFFDRMNQSLEKDSLTIISALHVQRPHSTSSVQARRSINLLKDKSITKSIFNGASQERWKEMDFSRAKIEHERWQEKQRQLKREQQQETDGIRRQLRWDNQRQRLRQRTLQGLKKQLEHEDRALQRMALLQAAGAERSRKESFLPEEEKRKTNQRMQFLKTQRLHREKSQAERNERSFEQEKERLDFLRSRMQSRQETLEQESQELDRQQNQHQAAKGRAFQSREHSRQKMEKGSQKLCDLQQYLREQNLSMLRASLLA
- the NDUFB2 gene encoding NADH dehydrogenase [ubiquinone] 1 beta subcomplex subunit 2, mitochondrial → MLASLGRSAGRLLRAGSGVTGLRHAGGGVHIQPRYRQFPELTRSQVIRSELLSGFMWFWIFWHFWHSSDMVLGHFPYPDPSAWTDEELGIPPDDAE